Proteins co-encoded in one Pseudarthrobacter chlorophenolicus A6 genomic window:
- a CDS encoding ABC transporter permease, with product MPSSIPADIPGSARTQEAAVPRWSGLSLMQSELRVLFGRRRTWALLLALAAIPILIAVAVRLSSGVPSGRGPAFLDRITQNGLFVAFTAMLVSVPLFLPLTVGVVAGDTIAGEASMGTLRYLLVAPAGRVRLLLVKYAAALAFCIVAPLTVALAGAAIGAVLFPVGPVTLLSGDVIQPPEAAVRMLLIAAYMAVSLAGLSAIGLFLSTLTVVPVGAMAATVVVSVVSQIADQLPQLEWLHPWLFSHYWLGFGDMLRQPVLWDSFGSNALLQAGYIAVFGALAYARFTTKDVLS from the coding sequence TTGCCCAGTAGCATCCCGGCGGACATCCCGGGTTCGGCCCGAACACAGGAAGCGGCCGTCCCGCGCTGGTCCGGGCTCTCCTTGATGCAGTCCGAACTGAGGGTCCTGTTTGGGCGCCGGCGCACGTGGGCGCTCCTCCTGGCCCTGGCGGCAATTCCCATCCTGATCGCGGTGGCGGTGCGGCTCTCCTCCGGCGTCCCGTCCGGCCGGGGTCCGGCATTCCTGGACCGCATCACGCAAAACGGGTTGTTCGTGGCCTTCACCGCCATGCTGGTCTCCGTGCCACTGTTCCTGCCGCTGACCGTTGGCGTCGTGGCGGGCGACACGATAGCGGGCGAAGCAAGCATGGGCACTCTGCGGTACCTGCTGGTGGCTCCCGCCGGGCGCGTGCGGCTGCTGCTGGTCAAGTACGCGGCGGCGCTGGCATTCTGCATCGTGGCGCCCCTGACAGTGGCGCTGGCAGGCGCCGCCATCGGGGCCGTGCTGTTCCCGGTGGGGCCTGTCACGCTGCTGTCCGGTGACGTGATCCAGCCGCCGGAGGCCGCGGTCCGGATGCTCCTGATCGCGGCGTACATGGCGGTGTCCCTTGCGGGGTTGTCCGCCATCGGCCTGTTCCTGTCCACACTGACGGTGGTTCCGGTCGGCGCCATGGCGGCCACGGTGGTGGTTTCCGTGGTGTCGCAGATAGCGGACCAGCTGCCGCAGCTGGAGTGGCTGCACCCGTGGCTGTTCAGCCACTACTGGCTGGGCTTCGGCGACATGCTCCGGCAGCCGGTTCTCTGGGATTCGTTCGGCAGCAATGCGCTGCTCCAGGCCGGTTACATTGCCGTGTTCGGTGCGCTCGCCTATGCCCGGTTCACCACCAAGGACGTCCTCAGCTGA
- a CDS encoding ABC transporter ATP-binding protein, producing the protein MNPGLPGAHGAGSASYGLTIETHGLTKKFGHQVAVDGVNLAVPPGSVFGFLGPNGSGKTTTIRMLLGLASASAGTVDLLGMEMPRRFHEVLPHVGALVEGPAFYPFLSGAANLHRLDAATRHAVPATRRARVDRALDQVGLAHAANKRVHAYSLGMKQRLGIANALLSHRDLLVLDEPTNGLDPQGTREVRHLVRSLANNGTTVFVSSHLLAEVDQMCTHAAVMSAGKLVAQGSLADLRRTGSARVRLLTPDGRQAREVLASLGLNSEAGDAEPGGETLLAALTAASGASSARIDGSPQAQSGEILAEDIVARLVAAGVRVRGFAVERESLEDRFVALTGEGFDVAQ; encoded by the coding sequence ATGAACCCCGGCCTTCCGGGTGCGCACGGCGCAGGTTCCGCAAGCTACGGGCTGACCATTGAGACCCATGGCCTGACCAAGAAGTTCGGCCACCAAGTGGCTGTGGACGGGGTGAACCTTGCCGTGCCGCCCGGCTCCGTGTTCGGCTTCCTGGGGCCCAACGGTTCCGGGAAAACCACTACCATCCGCATGCTGCTGGGCCTCGCGTCGGCCTCAGCCGGGACGGTGGACCTGCTGGGGATGGAGATGCCGCGACGGTTCCACGAGGTGCTGCCGCACGTGGGGGCACTCGTTGAGGGCCCGGCGTTCTACCCCTTCCTGTCCGGTGCGGCGAACCTGCACCGGCTGGACGCTGCCACGCGCCACGCGGTACCGGCAACGCGCCGCGCGCGGGTGGACCGGGCGCTCGACCAGGTGGGCCTTGCCCATGCCGCCAACAAGCGGGTGCACGCCTATTCGCTGGGCATGAAGCAGCGCCTGGGGATCGCGAACGCACTGCTGTCGCACCGGGATCTGCTGGTGCTGGACGAGCCCACCAACGGGCTGGACCCGCAGGGCACCCGGGAAGTCCGGCACCTGGTCCGCTCCCTGGCGAACAACGGCACCACCGTCTTCGTTTCCAGCCACCTGCTGGCCGAGGTGGACCAGATGTGCACGCATGCCGCGGTTATGAGCGCCGGGAAGCTGGTGGCCCAGGGCTCCCTCGCCGACCTCCGGCGGACGGGCAGCGCCAGGGTCCGCCTCCTCACGCCGGACGGGAGACAGGCACGTGAGGTTTTAGCCAGCCTGGGGTTGAATTCCGAGGCGGGCGATGCCGAGCCCGGAGGGGAAACCCTGCTGGCTGCCCTTACGGCTGCCTCCGGTGCCTCCTCAGCGCGGATTGACGGGTCCCCGCAGGCCCAGTCCGGGGAAATCCTTGCCGAGGACATCGTGGCGCGCCTGGTGGCGGCCGGGGTCCGGGTCCGGGGTTTCGCCGTCGAACGCGAAAGCCTGGAGGACCGCTTTGTGGCGCTGACAGGGGAGGGGTTCGACGTTGCCCAGTAG
- a CDS encoding cation diffusion facilitator family transporter, whose translation MGHDHSHTHGITATGRHRKRLVAVLAITLSVVLIQVVGAILSGSLALLADAGHMLSDAAGVTIALLAAWIAGRPASDQRTYGYQRAEVLAALANALILIVISVVIFTEAIRRIGSVPEVHTDIMLFAAILGAVANLVSLLILRGAHQESLNVRGAYLEVLGDLLGSFAVIVAAVVIMVTGYQAADTIASVVIALMILPRAWSLLRDVVDVLLEASPKGVEVQMIREHILSVDGVTDVHDIHIWTITSGVPVFSAHVVVEDGVLNARGADQLLDKLVTCLGSHFDTDHCTFQLEPASHSEHEERQHA comes from the coding sequence ATGGGACACGACCACAGCCACACGCACGGAATCACCGCCACCGGGCGGCACCGCAAACGGCTGGTGGCCGTCCTGGCGATCACACTGAGCGTGGTGCTGATCCAGGTGGTGGGAGCCATCCTGTCCGGGTCACTGGCACTGCTGGCGGACGCCGGCCACATGCTCTCCGATGCTGCGGGCGTCACGATCGCCCTGCTGGCCGCCTGGATCGCCGGCAGGCCCGCCAGTGACCAGCGGACCTACGGGTACCAGCGCGCCGAAGTCCTGGCGGCCCTGGCCAACGCGCTGATCCTGATCGTCATTTCCGTGGTGATCTTCACCGAGGCCATCCGCAGGATCGGATCCGTTCCTGAAGTCCACACCGACATCATGCTCTTCGCCGCCATCCTCGGCGCCGTGGCGAACCTGGTTTCGCTGCTGATCCTCCGCGGCGCCCACCAGGAAAGCCTCAACGTCCGTGGCGCCTACCTGGAAGTCCTGGGCGACCTGCTGGGTTCCTTCGCCGTGATCGTTGCGGCCGTAGTCATCATGGTCACCGGCTACCAGGCGGCGGATACGATCGCCTCGGTTGTCATCGCCCTGATGATCCTGCCGCGGGCATGGAGCCTGCTGCGGGACGTGGTGGACGTGCTGCTCGAGGCCAGCCCCAAGGGCGTGGAAGTGCAGATGATCCGCGAACACATCCTTTCCGTGGACGGCGTCACGGACGTGCACGACATCCATATCTGGACCATCACCTCCGGCGTGCCGGTCTTCTCCGCCCATGTGGTGGTGGAGGACGGCGTCCTCAACGCCCGTGGTGCCGACCAGCTGCTGGACAAGCTTGTCACCTGCCTGGGATCGCATTTCGACACCGACCACTGCACCTTCCAGCTGGAACCCGCCAGCCATTCCGAACACGAGGAACGCCAGCACGCCTGA
- a CDS encoding LolA family protein, producing the protein MEVAGRAAYNLLLEPRSDATLVGQVAIAVDGETGMPLAVQVTARGAGTPAFRLGFTALSLEVPDDSLFTFSPPPGSTVKELQVPNPGQEAYGGHTPGDHRFGDPAGDGKGSDHPSVTGQGWETILRLPAAAAGAPGANSFLEDPLLAQAAVVVPGGRLVSTALLNVLITDDGRVFAGMVPPDRLQAAASAAP; encoded by the coding sequence GTGGAAGTAGCAGGGCGTGCGGCCTACAACCTGCTGCTTGAACCCCGGTCCGACGCCACCCTGGTAGGCCAGGTGGCCATCGCGGTGGATGGCGAAACCGGCATGCCCCTCGCCGTCCAGGTCACGGCGCGGGGGGCCGGAACGCCCGCCTTCCGCCTCGGGTTCACCGCCCTGTCCCTGGAGGTGCCGGACGATTCCCTGTTCACGTTCTCCCCGCCTCCGGGCAGCACTGTGAAGGAACTGCAGGTTCCCAACCCCGGGCAGGAGGCCTACGGCGGTCATACCCCCGGTGACCACCGCTTCGGTGACCCTGCCGGAGACGGCAAGGGCTCCGACCATCCGTCTGTCACCGGGCAGGGCTGGGAAACCATCCTGCGGCTGCCTGCCGCGGCAGCGGGCGCACCGGGCGCCAATTCCTTCCTCGAGGATCCGTTGCTGGCCCAGGCCGCCGTCGTCGTTCCCGGCGGGCGGCTGGTGTCCACGGCGCTGCTCAACGTGCTCATCACCGATGACGGCCGTGTCTTCGCGGGCATGGTTCCGCCGGACAGGCTGCAGGCCGCCGCTTCGGCGGCCCCATGA
- a CDS encoding C40 family peptidase, producing the protein MPASRLPRPRAASGRKAAVLCAAVVLLGSVGLPAAAAPGAHLPAAQAPAAPALPSPEDIAAAKASEAATADQVAAIERILGDTSDAQQAAFAVAMQANNSYSEALVELQQRSEAASVAAARAAAAQAEQDKTRKQVGQLAGDLYRNGGLNPTLGTLVSGTGESLQQAATLQALSAGRSRAFEAADSAATASQTLTAAAGDATKAADEAARTAEARKTGAEQANAAQAAAVADARARRTVLVDQLAQLRNTTVELESARVDGLERQREEARLAAVTAAANAAAVTANPQGSETRGGETGANQGTPAAPVAPAAPAPIPAPTPAPAPAPAPVPAPAPAPAPAPAPAPAPAPAPAPAPAPAPAPAPPATGGATLETAISVALSKVGSPYFYQWGGTGPTGFDCSGLVQTAFAAAGKYLPRTAGQQYAAAPVHVPLSQARRGDLLVWGSGPDFYHVAIYLGNGQVVQALNPQEGIGVTQLSSMAGMQLHPYAARY; encoded by the coding sequence ATGCCTGCATCGCGTTTGCCCAGGCCCCGGGCTGCTTCCGGCCGGAAAGCGGCAGTGCTGTGCGCCGCCGTCGTACTCCTTGGATCCGTGGGACTGCCCGCAGCAGCAGCCCCCGGCGCGCACCTTCCCGCAGCGCAGGCTCCGGCGGCGCCCGCCCTCCCCTCTCCCGAGGACATTGCAGCGGCCAAGGCCAGCGAAGCGGCAACTGCGGACCAGGTGGCCGCGATCGAACGCATCCTCGGTGACACCTCTGACGCCCAGCAGGCGGCTTTCGCCGTGGCCATGCAGGCAAACAACTCCTACAGCGAAGCCCTGGTGGAGCTGCAGCAGCGTTCCGAGGCCGCGTCCGTGGCCGCCGCCCGGGCAGCGGCCGCGCAGGCGGAGCAGGACAAGACCCGCAAGCAAGTGGGGCAGCTGGCCGGTGACCTCTACCGGAACGGCGGCCTGAACCCAACGCTCGGGACCCTGGTCAGCGGCACCGGCGAAAGCCTGCAACAGGCCGCAACGCTCCAGGCGCTGTCCGCCGGCCGCAGCCGCGCCTTCGAGGCGGCCGATTCTGCCGCCACCGCATCGCAAACCCTCACGGCCGCAGCCGGAGACGCGACGAAGGCAGCGGATGAGGCGGCCCGGACCGCCGAGGCACGGAAAACCGGCGCCGAACAGGCCAACGCCGCCCAGGCCGCGGCCGTGGCGGATGCCCGTGCCCGGCGGACCGTTTTGGTGGACCAGCTCGCGCAGCTGCGCAACACGACAGTGGAGCTCGAATCAGCCAGGGTGGACGGGCTCGAACGGCAGCGCGAGGAAGCGCGCCTGGCTGCCGTGACAGCCGCGGCCAACGCAGCTGCGGTCACGGCCAATCCCCAGGGCAGCGAAACCCGGGGCGGTGAAACCGGAGCCAACCAGGGCACACCCGCCGCTCCCGTGGCTCCAGCTGCACCGGCTCCTATACCGGCACCGACTCCGGCTCCCGCACCCGCTCCTGCGCCTGTCCCAGCCCCCGCACCGGCCCCAGCTCCGGCACCCGCACCCGCTCCTGCGCCTGCCCCTGCCCCCGCGCCTGCACCTGCCCCCGCTCCAGCTCCAGCTCCCCCAGCTACCGGCGGCGCCACCCTCGAAACGGCCATCTCCGTGGCCCTCAGCAAGGTGGGTTCGCCCTACTTCTACCAGTGGGGCGGCACGGGACCCACCGGCTTCGATTGCTCGGGACTGGTGCAGACGGCCTTCGCTGCCGCCGGGAAGTACCTGCCCCGGACAGCCGGCCAGCAGTACGCTGCTGCTCCCGTCCACGTGCCCCTCTCGCAGGCCCGCCGCGGAGACCTCCTGGTGTGGGGCTCAGGACCGGATTTCTACCATGTGGCCATCTACCTGGGGAACGGCCAGGTGGTCCAGGCACTGAACCCGCAGGAGGGAATCGGCGTCACCCAGCTCAGTTCCATGGCCGGGATGCAGTTGCACCCGTACGCGGCCAGGTACTGA